The following are encoded in a window of Dictyostelium discoideum AX4 chromosome 6 chromosome, whole genome shotgun sequence genomic DNA:
- a CDS encoding MaoC-like dehydratase domain-containing protein, with amino-acid sequence MNQQQIRRVETLTNHLCSSSNESFYLSSNNTDASLRELVIRAQAQRNARNTKTLKGLEEMKTLVGKEIGTSEYFKITQDRVNSFAESTGDFQWIHIDPERAKSESPFGGPIAHGFLTLSLAPMFAEEVMPNVEGIKYGVNYGFNKIRFLSPVPVDGNLRCKFELQELTPVSGGAQAVIKLTFEVEDQPKASAICEWIIRYYE; translated from the exons atgaatcaacaacaaattagaAGAGTTGAAACATTAACTAATCATTTATGttcatcatcaaatg aaagTTTTTATCTctcatcaaataatacagATGCATCATTAAGAGAACTTGTTATTAGAGCACAAGCTCAAAGAAATGCAAGAAATACTAAAACTCTTAAAGGTTTAGAAGAGATGAAAACTTTAGTTGGTAAAGAGATTGGTACAAGTGAATACTTTAAAATCACTCAAGATCGTGTAAACTCTTTTGCTGAATCAACTGGTGATTTCCAATGGATTCATATTGATCCAGAAAGAGCTAAATCTGAAAGTCCTTTTGGTGG tCCAATTGCACATGGTTTCTTAACATTATCATTAGCACCAATGTTTGCAGAAGAAGTTATGCCAAATGTTGAAGGTATTAAATATGGTGTAAATTATGGtttcaataaaattagatTCTTATCGCCAGTACCAGTCGATGGTAATTTAAGatgtaaatttgaattacaaGAATTAACACCAGTTTCAGGTGGTGCTCAAGCTGTTATTAAATTAACTTTTGAAGTTGAAGATCAACCAAAAGCTTCTGCAATTTGTGAATGGATTATTCGTTACTATGAATAA
- a CDS encoding SET domain-containing protein (Similar to TPR) — translation MLNRLQSLKKNENLIKFYFNNNYNNLTRYFCTGGSGGGSDIFSTKNSKDAINSTIRSKEDIEEEIKGFQNAPQIKPKIPVDPASLHLSYSIQIAIQKAYDEFMNGKPEEALKRYYWVLSHTPADYAVRIQRATVLESLSRLDDAIIDCNTVIKNSTEGEILSEAFVIKGICLVRKEKYNEAIVAFEKSLLLIHNPKIVDLKREAEMMLYPDTVIVPNHEDDYEFFNGLSSTLMGNAMVKKSPIHGRGIFATRDIEEEELLFEAPSLLSISTNLAKHKYEKHDDEHCNNCHLSLQPVELQNDREISKSKEFPKIEDTLSRMTNLPLGSISGVCCPNCNEAIFCSSECEAQGMARHRLICSGTPSNVHTNFLNKFYHDISKLDDEERTEYLLMLQVFSLQYTTGGNQDEPLRSMQMDQFLKRLVHTEPSKNHTTSYLSRKDMKIYQSIKGIFSNREITQEIYHRVKSIIRLNAVAFPTSRIKILSEKNPMDELGYSFDFQEIPSQQLASILMQGSFFNHSCEPNVFIATPVVNDKSIRFCTRRPIKKGEELFISYLDGEKLTTEKRRTTLKETYSFICNCQACTSRKTIDFLSILD, via the exons ATGTTAAATAGATTACaaagtttaaaaaagaatgaaaatttaattaaattttattttaataataattataataatttaacaagatatttttgtacaggtggtagtggtggtgggtCAGATATTTTCTCaacaaaaaattcaaaagatgCAATAAATAGTACAATTAGAAGTAAAGAAGATATTGAAGAAGAGATTAAAGGATTTCAAAATGCACCacaaataaaaccaaaaatacCAGTTGATCCAGCATCATTACATTTAAGTTATAGTATTCAAATTGCAATTCAAAAAGCATATGATGAATTTATGAATGGTAAACCTGAAGAAGcattaaaaagatattattggGTACTTAGTCATACACCAGCCGATTATGCAGTTCGTATTCAACGTGCAACAGTATTAGAATCATTATCACGTTTAGATGATGCAATCATTGATTGTAATAcagttattaaaaattcaactgAAGGTGAAATTTTATCAGA AGCATTTGTTATTAAAGGAATTTGTTTAGTTAGAAAAGAGAAATATAATGAAGCAATTGTTGcatttgaaaaatcattaCTTTTAATACATAATCCaaaaattgttgatttaaagaGAGAGGCAGAAATGATGTTATATCCAGATACAGTTATTGTACCAAATCATGAAGATGATTATGAATTCTTTAATGGTTTATCATCAACTTTAATGGGTAATGCAATGGTAAAGAAATCACCAATTCACGGTAGAGGTATCTTTGCAACTAGAGAtattgaagaagaagaattaCTTTTTGAAGCACCTTCATTactttcaatttcaacaaatttaGCAAAACATAAATATGAAAAACATgat gATGAACATTGTAATAATTGTCATTTATCATTGCAACCAGTTGAATTACAAAATGATAGAGAgatatcaaaatcaaaagaatttCCAAAGATTGAGGATACATTAAGTCGTATGACAAATTTACCATTGGGTTCTATTAGTGGAGTTTGTTGTCCAAATTGTAATGAAGCTATATTTTGTTCATCAGAATGTGAAGCTCAGGGAATGGCAAGACATAGATTAATATGCAGTGGAACACCATCAAATGTTCATacaaactttttaaataaattttatcatgatatttcaaaattgGATGACGAAGAAAGAACAGAGTATTTATTAATGTTACAAGTGTTTTCATTGCAATATACAACTGGTGGTAACCAAGACGAACCATTACGTTCAATGCAAATGGACCAATTCTTAAAGAGACTAGTTCATACTGAACCATCAAAAAATCATACAACCTCATATTTAAGTAGAAAAGATATGAAAATCTATCAATCTATAAAAGGAATTTTCTCAAATCGTGAAATCACTCAAGAGATTTATCATCGTGTTAAATCAATAATCAGATTGAATGCTGTGGCTTTCCCAACTTCTAGAATTAAAATTCTCTCTGAAAAAAACCCAATGGATGAGTTAGGCTATTCATTTGATTTCCAAGAGATTCCATCACAACAATTAGCAAGTATTCTAATGCAAGGTTCTTTCTTTAACCATTCATGCGAACCAAATGTTTTCATTGCAACCCCAGTTgtaaatgataaatcaattcGTTTCTGTACAAGAagaccaattaaaaaaggtgAGGAACTTTTCATATCTTATTTAGATGGTGAAAAATTAACAACTGAAAAAAGAAGAACGACTCTTAAAGAAacttattcttttatttgtaattgtcAAGCTTGTACTTCCAGAAAAACTATTGACTTTTTAAGTATACtcgattaa